From Salinibacterium sp. ZJ450, one genomic window encodes:
- a CDS encoding TOMM precursor leader peptide-binding protein, protein MTLALDARYPAVWRSPTVLQLGAPDAVAVLADVTPVQERLIAALAVGASRAQLAVIARTGNDPDSVVDELLATVRPALVVTPPPGTVAVAGIDPAVDRLADMLGWQGVRTVTVPTPDAAATVDADVAIIVASFVIDPGFHGVWLRRDIPHLPLVLGGAQIRIGPFVDPGVSACLHCVARWRADADPAWPAIASQLWGRRAPLETPLVLGEAIGLACRLTLRRLAGVTGLTGEAEELCLDARTGEVSRVPVSPHPACECGTLGL, encoded by the coding sequence ATGACCCTCGCGCTCGATGCTCGCTACCCCGCCGTGTGGCGCAGTCCGACGGTGCTGCAGCTCGGTGCCCCGGACGCCGTGGCCGTGCTGGCCGACGTCACCCCGGTGCAGGAACGGCTGATCGCGGCCTTGGCGGTGGGCGCCTCTCGGGCACAACTGGCGGTGATCGCGCGCACCGGCAACGACCCCGATTCCGTCGTCGACGAGCTGCTGGCCACGGTGCGGCCGGCGCTCGTGGTCACACCGCCGCCCGGCACGGTGGCCGTGGCCGGGATCGACCCGGCCGTCGACCGGCTCGCCGACATGCTCGGCTGGCAGGGCGTGCGCACTGTGACAGTGCCGACACCGGATGCCGCGGCCACAGTCGACGCGGACGTGGCGATCATCGTGGCCAGCTTCGTGATCGATCCAGGGTTCCACGGGGTGTGGCTTCGTCGCGACATCCCGCATCTGCCGCTCGTGCTGGGTGGCGCGCAGATCCGCATCGGCCCGTTTGTCGATCCCGGGGTGTCCGCGTGTTTGCACTGCGTTGCCAGATGGCGGGCGGACGCCGATCCGGCGTGGCCCGCTATCGCCAGTCAGCTCTGGGGTCGGCGCGCGCCGCTGGAGACCCCGCTGGTGCTGGGCGAGGCTATCGGTCTGGCCTGCCGCCTCACCCTGCGGCGGCTCGCCGGCGTGACCGGCCTCACCGGGGAGGCGGAGGAGCTGTGTCTGGATGCGCGCACCGGCGAGGTGTCGCGGGTGCCTGTGTCGCCGCATCCCGCCTGCGAGTGTGGAACGCTCGGGCTGTGA
- a CDS encoding flavodoxin family protein, giving the protein MKAFVVYESMFGNTEAVARAVAEGLGDFVQVQLADIASSPAIPEGVDLIVAGGPTHAFSMTRESTREDAVRQGATHGSTGTGLREWLDALPAGEHTQLMATFDTRVDKVRHLPGSAAKGAAKLAHRHGYPAAAHAESFWVSGVDGPLLDGELERATRWGEQLGALLADRT; this is encoded by the coding sequence GTGAAAGCGTTCGTGGTCTACGAATCGATGTTCGGCAATACCGAAGCGGTGGCGAGGGCGGTCGCCGAGGGCCTCGGTGACTTCGTGCAGGTGCAACTGGCCGACATCGCCTCGTCGCCCGCCATCCCCGAGGGAGTCGACCTCATCGTCGCCGGCGGCCCGACCCACGCGTTCTCGATGACCCGTGAGTCGACCAGGGAAGACGCGGTGCGTCAGGGCGCAACCCACGGGTCGACCGGCACCGGGCTGCGGGAATGGCTCGACGCCCTGCCCGCGGGCGAACACACGCAGCTGATGGCCACGTTCGACACCCGCGTCGACAAGGTGCGGCACCTGCCAGGGTCGGCCGCGAAGGGCGCGGCCAAGCTGGCGCATCGGCACGGGTATCCCGCGGCGGCGCACGCGGAGAGCTTCTGGGTCAGCGGCGTCGACGGTCCGCTGCTTGACGGCGAGCTCGAGCGTGCCACGCGCTGGGGCGAGCAACTCGGCGCGCTGCTGGCCGATCGTACCTAG